The Meles meles chromosome 6, mMelMel3.1 paternal haplotype, whole genome shotgun sequence genome has a window encoding:
- the CALM1 gene encoding calmodulin-1, with amino-acid sequence MADQLTEEQIAEFKEAFSLFDKDGDGTITTKELGTVMRSLGQNPTEAELQDMINEVDADGNGTIDFPEFLTMMARKMKDTDSEEEIREAFRVFDKDGNGYISAAELRHVMTNLGEKLTDEEVDEMIREADIDGDGQVNYEEFVQMMTAK; translated from the exons ATG GCTGATCAGCTGACCGAAGAACAGATCGCTG AGTTCAAGGAAGCTTTCTCCCTATTTGACAAAGATGGCGACGGCACCATCACAACAAAGGAACTTGGAACTGTCATGAGGTCACTGGGTCAGAACCCAACAGAAGCCGAATTGCAGGATATGATCAACGAGGTGGATGCTGACG gTAATGGCACCATTGACTTCCCGGAATTCTTGACTATGATGgctagaaaaatgaaagatacaGACAGCGAAGAAGAAATTCGTGAGGCATTCCGAGTCTTTGACAAG GATGGCAACGGTTACATCAGTGCGGCAGAGCTTCGTCATGTCATGACCAACTTAGGGGAGAAACTAACAGATGAAGAAGTAGATGAAATGATCAGAGAAGCAGATATTGATGGCGATGGGCAAGTCAACTATGAAG AATTCGTACAGATGATGACTGCAAAATGA